From a region of the Daphnia magna isolate NIES linkage group LG1, ASM2063170v1.1, whole genome shotgun sequence genome:
- the LOC116929137 gene encoding protein wingless, whose translation MSSMRTTVVFVLVLMMVLPYLGTAKGRGRGSKWWGIARAGEPNNLVSNSIKENSITNSYLDPDVHATLRRKQRRLVRDHPGVVVAVAKGAKQAISECKHQFKNRRWNCPTKDFHRGRNLFGKIVDRACRETAFIYALMSAAVTHSVSRACSEGAIESCTCDYSQRGPSGADWEWGGCSDNIQFGVKFSREFVDAGEKGRDIRYMMNLHNNEAGRVHVSTEMRQECKCHGMSGSCTVRTCWMRLPFFRVVGDNLKDRFDGASRVLISNTGRTPGNGRKKYNYQLKPYNPEHKAPSKKDLVYYENSPNFCEKNLKLGIAGTQGRVCNETSIGVDGCDLMCCGRGYKTEVKEVVERCACTFHWCCEVKCKVCRTKKTIHTCL comes from the exons atgagttcgATGCGGACGACCGTTGTTTTCGTGCTCGTGTTGATGATGGTCCTGCCTTACCTGGGCACGGCCAAAGGCCGAGGAAGAGGCAGCAAATGGTG GGGAATTGCCCGAGCCGGCGAACCCAACAATCTCGTCTCGAATTCCATCAAGGAGAATTCAATCACGAATTCGTACTTGGATCCGGACGTGCACGCCACACTGAGACGCAAGCAGCGTCGGCTCGTTCGCGACCACCCAGGTGTCGTCGTGGCCGTAGCCAAAGGCGCCAAACAAGCCATTTCCGAATGCAAACATCAATTCAAAAACCGACGCTGGAATTGCCCCACCAAGGACTTCCATCGCGGACGCAATCTCTTCGGAAAGATCGTCGATCGAG CTTGCCGTGAAACCGCCTTCATCTACGCGCTCATGTCGGCAGCAGTGACTCATTCAGTGTCCCGCGCTTGTTCCGAAGGAGCCATCGAATCGTGCACGTGCGATTACAGCCAACGTGGACCGTCGGGAGCCGACTGGGAATGGGGCGGATGCTCGGATAACATCCAGTTCGGCGTCAAATTCTCTCGCGAGTTTGTCGACGCCGGAGAGAAAGGCCGCGACATCCGTTACATGATGAACTTGCACAACAACGAAGCTGGCCGAGTG caCGTTTCGACAGAGATGAGACAAGAATGCAAATGTCACGGAATGAGCGGCTCGTGTACGGTGCGCACCTGTTGGATGCGGCTTCCTTTCTTCCGGGTTGTTGGTGACAATTTGAAGGATCGCTTCGACGGAGCGTCTCGCGTACTAATCAGCAATACAGGACGGACGCCGGGCAACGGCCGAAAGAAGTACAACTACCAATTGAAACCGTACAATCCTGAGCACAAAGCGCCGTCGAAGAAGGACCTCGTTTACTACGAGAACTCGCCCAATTTTTGCGAAAAGAATCTGAAATTGGGCATCGCTGGAACGCAGGGCCGTGTGTGCAACGAGACGTCGATCGGCGTCGATGGATGCGATCTAATGTGCTGCGGAAGAGGCTACAAAACGGAGGTGAAGGAGGTGGTGGAACGATGCGCCTGCACTTTCCATTGGTGTTGCGAAGTCAAATGCAAAGTTTGCCGAACCAAGAAAACCATCCACACTTGTCTATAG